A part of Perca fluviatilis chromosome 15, GENO_Pfluv_1.0, whole genome shotgun sequence genomic DNA contains:
- the clcn7 gene encoding H(+)/Cl(-) exchange transporter 7 isoform X1, whose translation MANIAKKVSWSSRAEESGAAGERTPLFNGSEQPRLSRQLSGGGSVFQIGRLSTVDLEEEITSDEDSLRGRPKEIPHNEKLLSLKYESLDYDNIENQLFLEEERRMSYMGFRCLEISRWVVCGLIGFLTGLIACFIDIAVEELAGIKYRVVKQNIEKFTEVGGLSISLILWAVLNASIVMLGAIIVAFFEPIAAGSGIPQIKCYLNGVKIPRVVRLKTLVVKVCGVICSVVGGLAVGKEGPMIHSGAVVAAGVSQGRSTSLKRDFKIFEYFRRDTEKRDFVSAGAAAGVSAAFGAPVGGVLFALEEGASFWNQMLTWRIFFASMISTFTLNFFLSIYHKNPGDLSNPGLINFGRFESDSGAYNLYEIPLFIAMGAIGGLLGALFNVLNYWLTIFRIRYVHRPCLQVMEAMLVAAVTATVSFTMIYFSNDCQPLGPEHNEEYPLQLFCADGEYNSMATAFFNTPERSVRSLFHNQPGTYNPLTLGLFTLTYFFLACWTYGLAVSAGVFIPSLLIGAAWGRLFGILLASITSNGSIWADPGKYALIGAAAQLGGIVRMTLSLTVIMVEATGNVTYGLPIMLVLMTAKIVGDYFVEGLYDIHIKLQSVPFLHLEAPATSHWLTAREVMGSPVTCLNRIEKVGTIVDILSNTSTNHNGFPVVVQVTGSDEPAKLCGLILRSQLIVLLKHKVFVELARSRLTQRKLQLKDFRDAYPRFPPIQSIHVSQDERECMMDLTEFMNATPYTVPQETSLPRVFKLFRALGLRHLVVVDDENRVVGLVTRKDLARYHLGKHGLEELQVAQT comes from the exons ATGGCAAATATCGCAAAGAAAGTGTCGTGGTCCAGCCGGGCCGAGGAGTCCGGGGCAGCCGGGGAGAGGACGCCGCTGTTCAACGGCTCCGAGCAGCCCAGACTCTCCAGACAG CTGTCTGGAGGAGGCAGTGTATTTCAGATAGGCAGACTCAGCACGGTGGATTTGGAGGAGGAGATTACATCAGATGAG GACTCTCTGAGGGGGCGACCTAAAGAGATCCCTCATAATGAGAAGCTGCTGTCACTTAAATATGAG AGTCTGGACTATGATAACATTGAGAATCAGCTATTtttggaggaggagaggaggatgagTTACATG GGTTTCCGCTGTCTGGAGATCAGCCGCTGGGTGGTCTGTGGTCTAATCGGCTTCCTGACCGGCCTCATCGCCTGTTTTATAGACATCGCGGTGGAGGAACTGGCTGGGATCAAATACAGAGTGGTCAAACAGA ACATAGAGAAGTTTACCGAGGTGGGCGGCCTGTCGATCTCCCTCATCCTCTGGGCCGTCCTCAACGCCTCCATTGTCATGTTGGGGGCCATCATAGTCGCATTTTTCGAG CCCATAGCAGCAGGAAGTGGTATTCCTCAAATAAAATGTTACCTAAATGGAGTCAAGATTCCCAGGGTGGTACGACTCAAG ACACTGGTGGTGAAAGTGTGCGGTGTTATCTGTTCAGTGGTCGGCGGTCTCGCTGTAggaaag GAAGGGCCCATGATTCACTCTGGTGCTGTTGTAGCTGCAGGCGTCTCCCAGGGCAGGAGCACCTCCTTAAAGAGAGactttaag ATCTTTGAATACTTCCGGAGAGACACAGAAAAAAGGGACTTTGtgtctgctggagctgctgctggagTTTCAGCTGCTTTTGGAGCACCAGTCG GTGGCGTTCTGTTCGCTCTAGAGGAGGGAGCCTCTTTCTGGAACCAGATGTTGACGTGGAGGATA TTTTTTGCCTCCATGATCTCTACCTTCACCCTGAACTTCTTCCTCAGTATCTATCATAAAAATCCAGGAGACCTTTCCAACCCGGGTCTCATCAACTTTGGGCGCTTTGAGAGTGAT AGTGGGGCCTATAACCTCTATGAGATTCCCTTGTTCATCGCTATGGGAGCTATAG GTGGATTGCTGGGAGCTCTGTTCAATGTGCTCAACTACTGGCTGACCATCTTCAGGATCAG ATATGTTCATCGCCCTTGTTTACAAGTGATGGAGGCCATGTTGGTTGCTGCAGTGACCGCGACAGTGTCGTTCACCATGATCTACTTCTCCAATGACTGTCAGCCTCTGGGGCCAGAGCACAATGAGGAGTACCCcctgcag ttgttCTGTGCAGATGGGGAGTATAACTCCATGGCAACGGCCTTCTTCAACACTCCTGAGAGAAGTGTTCGTAGTCTCTTCCACAACCAGCCAG GAACCTACAATCCCTTGACCCTGGGTTTGTTCACCCTGACTTATTTCTTCCTGGCGTGCTGGACCTATGGCCTGGCGGTGTCTGCTGGAGTCTTCATCCCATCTCTGCTCATAGGAGCAGCCTGGGGAAGATTGTTTGGAATACTGCTGGCCTCCATCACCTCCAATGgctcg ATCTGGGCTGACCCTGGTAAATATGCCCTGATTGGAGCTGCAGCTCAGTTAG GTGGCATTGTGCGGATGACCCTCAGTTTGACTGTCATCATGGTGGAGGCTACAGGAAACGTCACATATGGTCTTCCCATCATGCTCGTCCTCATGACTGCCAAGATAGTAGGAGACTATTTTGTAGAG GGTCTGTATGATATCCACATCAAGCTGCAGAGCGTTCCCTTCCTGCACTTAGAGGCTCCCGCCACCTCCCACTGGTTGACCGCCAG aGAGGTGATGGGTTCCCCGGTCACCTGTCTCAACAGGATAGAGAAGGTGGGAACCATCGTGGACATCCTTAGCAACACGTCTACCAATCACAATGGCTTCCCAGTCGTCGTGCAGGTTACTGGTAGTGACGAG CCAGCGAAGCTCTGCGGCCTCATCCTCCGCTCTCAGCTCATTGTTCTTCTCAAGCACAAG GTGTTTGTGGAGTTGGCCCGGTCCCGGCTGACCCAGAGGAAGCTCCAGCTGAAGGACTTCAGGGACGCCTATCCCCGCTTCCCCCCTATCCAGAGCATCCACGTCTCCCAGGACGAGAGGGAGTGTATGATGGACCTCACTGAGTTCATGAACGCAACACCTTACACTGTACCACAG GAAACGTCTCTGCCTCGTGTGTTTAAGCTGTTCAGGGCGCTGGGACTCAGACACCTGGTGGTAGTGGATGACGAGAACAGG GTGGTTGGACTGGTGACAAGGAAAGACTTGGCCAGATATCACCTGGGAAAACACGGACTGGAGGAGCTTCAGGTGGCGCagacataa
- the clcn7 gene encoding H(+)/Cl(-) exchange transporter 7 isoform X2, with protein sequence MANIAKKVSWSSRAEESGAAGERTPLFNGSEQPRLSRQDSLRGRPKEIPHNEKLLSLKYESLDYDNIENQLFLEEERRMSYMGFRCLEISRWVVCGLIGFLTGLIACFIDIAVEELAGIKYRVVKQNIEKFTEVGGLSISLILWAVLNASIVMLGAIIVAFFEPIAAGSGIPQIKCYLNGVKIPRVVRLKTLVVKVCGVICSVVGGLAVGKEGPMIHSGAVVAAGVSQGRSTSLKRDFKIFEYFRRDTEKRDFVSAGAAAGVSAAFGAPVGGVLFALEEGASFWNQMLTWRIFFASMISTFTLNFFLSIYHKNPGDLSNPGLINFGRFESDSGAYNLYEIPLFIAMGAIGGLLGALFNVLNYWLTIFRIRYVHRPCLQVMEAMLVAAVTATVSFTMIYFSNDCQPLGPEHNEEYPLQLFCADGEYNSMATAFFNTPERSVRSLFHNQPGTYNPLTLGLFTLTYFFLACWTYGLAVSAGVFIPSLLIGAAWGRLFGILLASITSNGSIWADPGKYALIGAAAQLGGIVRMTLSLTVIMVEATGNVTYGLPIMLVLMTAKIVGDYFVEGLYDIHIKLQSVPFLHLEAPATSHWLTAREVMGSPVTCLNRIEKVGTIVDILSNTSTNHNGFPVVVQVTGSDEPAKLCGLILRSQLIVLLKHKVFVELARSRLTQRKLQLKDFRDAYPRFPPIQSIHVSQDERECMMDLTEFMNATPYTVPQETSLPRVFKLFRALGLRHLVVVDDENRVVGLVTRKDLARYHLGKHGLEELQVAQT encoded by the exons ATGGCAAATATCGCAAAGAAAGTGTCGTGGTCCAGCCGGGCCGAGGAGTCCGGGGCAGCCGGGGAGAGGACGCCGCTGTTCAACGGCTCCGAGCAGCCCAGACTCTCCAGACAG GACTCTCTGAGGGGGCGACCTAAAGAGATCCCTCATAATGAGAAGCTGCTGTCACTTAAATATGAG AGTCTGGACTATGATAACATTGAGAATCAGCTATTtttggaggaggagaggaggatgagTTACATG GGTTTCCGCTGTCTGGAGATCAGCCGCTGGGTGGTCTGTGGTCTAATCGGCTTCCTGACCGGCCTCATCGCCTGTTTTATAGACATCGCGGTGGAGGAACTGGCTGGGATCAAATACAGAGTGGTCAAACAGA ACATAGAGAAGTTTACCGAGGTGGGCGGCCTGTCGATCTCCCTCATCCTCTGGGCCGTCCTCAACGCCTCCATTGTCATGTTGGGGGCCATCATAGTCGCATTTTTCGAG CCCATAGCAGCAGGAAGTGGTATTCCTCAAATAAAATGTTACCTAAATGGAGTCAAGATTCCCAGGGTGGTACGACTCAAG ACACTGGTGGTGAAAGTGTGCGGTGTTATCTGTTCAGTGGTCGGCGGTCTCGCTGTAggaaag GAAGGGCCCATGATTCACTCTGGTGCTGTTGTAGCTGCAGGCGTCTCCCAGGGCAGGAGCACCTCCTTAAAGAGAGactttaag ATCTTTGAATACTTCCGGAGAGACACAGAAAAAAGGGACTTTGtgtctgctggagctgctgctggagTTTCAGCTGCTTTTGGAGCACCAGTCG GTGGCGTTCTGTTCGCTCTAGAGGAGGGAGCCTCTTTCTGGAACCAGATGTTGACGTGGAGGATA TTTTTTGCCTCCATGATCTCTACCTTCACCCTGAACTTCTTCCTCAGTATCTATCATAAAAATCCAGGAGACCTTTCCAACCCGGGTCTCATCAACTTTGGGCGCTTTGAGAGTGAT AGTGGGGCCTATAACCTCTATGAGATTCCCTTGTTCATCGCTATGGGAGCTATAG GTGGATTGCTGGGAGCTCTGTTCAATGTGCTCAACTACTGGCTGACCATCTTCAGGATCAG ATATGTTCATCGCCCTTGTTTACAAGTGATGGAGGCCATGTTGGTTGCTGCAGTGACCGCGACAGTGTCGTTCACCATGATCTACTTCTCCAATGACTGTCAGCCTCTGGGGCCAGAGCACAATGAGGAGTACCCcctgcag ttgttCTGTGCAGATGGGGAGTATAACTCCATGGCAACGGCCTTCTTCAACACTCCTGAGAGAAGTGTTCGTAGTCTCTTCCACAACCAGCCAG GAACCTACAATCCCTTGACCCTGGGTTTGTTCACCCTGACTTATTTCTTCCTGGCGTGCTGGACCTATGGCCTGGCGGTGTCTGCTGGAGTCTTCATCCCATCTCTGCTCATAGGAGCAGCCTGGGGAAGATTGTTTGGAATACTGCTGGCCTCCATCACCTCCAATGgctcg ATCTGGGCTGACCCTGGTAAATATGCCCTGATTGGAGCTGCAGCTCAGTTAG GTGGCATTGTGCGGATGACCCTCAGTTTGACTGTCATCATGGTGGAGGCTACAGGAAACGTCACATATGGTCTTCCCATCATGCTCGTCCTCATGACTGCCAAGATAGTAGGAGACTATTTTGTAGAG GGTCTGTATGATATCCACATCAAGCTGCAGAGCGTTCCCTTCCTGCACTTAGAGGCTCCCGCCACCTCCCACTGGTTGACCGCCAG aGAGGTGATGGGTTCCCCGGTCACCTGTCTCAACAGGATAGAGAAGGTGGGAACCATCGTGGACATCCTTAGCAACACGTCTACCAATCACAATGGCTTCCCAGTCGTCGTGCAGGTTACTGGTAGTGACGAG CCAGCGAAGCTCTGCGGCCTCATCCTCCGCTCTCAGCTCATTGTTCTTCTCAAGCACAAG GTGTTTGTGGAGTTGGCCCGGTCCCGGCTGACCCAGAGGAAGCTCCAGCTGAAGGACTTCAGGGACGCCTATCCCCGCTTCCCCCCTATCCAGAGCATCCACGTCTCCCAGGACGAGAGGGAGTGTATGATGGACCTCACTGAGTTCATGAACGCAACACCTTACACTGTACCACAG GAAACGTCTCTGCCTCGTGTGTTTAAGCTGTTCAGGGCGCTGGGACTCAGACACCTGGTGGTAGTGGATGACGAGAACAGG GTGGTTGGACTGGTGACAAGGAAAGACTTGGCCAGATATCACCTGGGAAAACACGGACTGGAGGAGCTTCAGGTGGCGCagacataa